The sequence GACGGCACGGTCGAGGTGCTGCCGGCCTCCGCGATCCGCCCCGGCATGGTGGTGCTGGTGCGCGCGGGTGAGCGCGTGCCGGTCGATGGCACTGTGCTGGAAGGCGAAACCGAACTCGATGTCGGCATCGTCACCGGCGAGAGCCAGCCGCAGGCGGTGGCGCCGGGCGCGCTGGTGCTCGCCGGCAGCGTCGCCCTCACCGCGCCGTTGCGCATCCGCGCCAGCGCCGGCGTCGCCGACAGCCATCTCGCCGATATCGTCCGTCTGGTCGAGCGGGCCGAGCGCACGCGCGGCTCTGCCGTGGCGCTGGCTGACCGCGTGGCGCGCATCTGGACCCCGGTCATCCACGGCGTCGCACTGGCGACGCTTGCCGGTTGGTGGCTCCTCGCCGATGCCGGCTTTGCTGCCGCGCTGCTGCACGCGGTGAGCGTGCTCATCATCGCCTGCCCCTGCGCCATCGGCCTCGCCGTGCCGGCGGTGCAGGTGGTGGCGACCGGCGCCCTGCTGAAGCGCGGAATCCTGCTGCGCGCGGGGGATGCGCTGGAGCGGCTTGCCCGCATCGACCAGGTCGTCTTCGACAAGACCGGCACGCTGACCTCAGGCGCGCCCACCGTCACAAGCTGGCCGGACGACGCGGAGGCGATCCGCCTCGCCGCCGGGCTGGCGGCGGTGAGCCGGCACCCGGTGGCGCGGGCGCTGCACGCGGGCCATCCGCAGGCACGCCCGCTCGCGGATGTGGAGGAGATTCCGGGCGAGGGTCTTCGGGCGCCGTGCGCGGGCGGCGAGGTCCGTCTCGGCCGCGCCGCCTTCTGCGGTCTCGCATCTGACGAGACGATGCCCGGGGACGCGGCGGCGAGCGAGGTCTGGCTCACACGCCCCGGCCATCCACCGGCGCGCTTCCTCATCGAGGATGCTCCGCGCCCGGAGGCGGCGCGTGTGGTGGCGGCCTTCGCCGCCGCCGGCATGCCCGCCACCCTGCTCTCCGGCGATCGCCCTGCCGCGGTCGCCCGCCTCGCCGGGGCGGTCGGCATCGGTGACTGGCAGGCCGACCAGCGCCCCGGCGACAAGCTGGCGCGGCTGGAGGCGTTGCGGGCACAGGGGCGCCGCGTGCTGATGGCCGGCGACGGGCTGAACGACGCCCCGGCGCTGGCCGGCGCCTTCGTCTCCGCCAGCTTCGCCCATGGCGCCCCCGCCAGCCAGAGCGCCGCCGATCTGGTGCTGCCATCGGACGATCTCGCGGCGCTGCCGGTGGCCTGGCGGGCGGCGCGGCGCGCTCGGCGCCTCATCGTGCAGAACCTCATCCTCGCCGCGCTCTACAACATGGCGCTGATCCCCGTCGCGGTGCTGGGGCTGGTGACGCCGCTCGGCGCCGCCATCGCCATGGCGGCGTCCTCACTCACCGTCACGCTCAACGCGCTGCGGGCCGGTGTGCCTGCCGGGGAGCGGGGCTGATGGATGTGCTGCTGTTTCTCGTCCCCATCGCCCTCGCACTCGGCACGCTCGGCCTCGCCGCGTTCTTCTGGACGCTGCGCGCCGGCCAGTATGACGATCTCGACGGCGCCGCCGCCCGTGTCCTGCTCGACGATGATTCCCCGGAGGCCGCTCCATGACCCGTCCCGTTCCGCCTGCTGCCTTGCGTGACGCCGCGCCGCTTCGGCCGGCGCCGATGCCGCGTGCCGTGCCGTTTCTGCTCAACATGGCGCTTGCCGCCGCGCTGGGCGGCTTCCTTGGTGGCTGGGCCGGGGCACTGGCCGGGGCGGGGGTGCTGCTGGCGCTGCTGGCGGCCTTCGTGCTGGGGCCGGCGCTGGCGCGGCAGGTGGTGCCGCTCGCGGCGCGGCTCGCCCGCGCCACCGCGCCTCTGGGGGCGGTGCTGCGTCCGCTGCTCGGCCTCATGCTGCTGCCGCCGGCCGCGCTGGTGACGATCGGCGCCAGCCTGCTGCTGCTGGCGTGGCAGCGCACGCTGGGGCGGCTGAACCCGCCGCAACTGCCGGTCATCGCGGCGCTGCAGCGGCGGATCGACGCCTTGCGGGAACTGCTGGGCGGGCTGCTGGCGGCGGGCAATCTGCCGATGACGGCGGTCAATGCCCTGCTGCTCCTCGTGCTCGGCTGCGTCCTCGGCGGCATTCAGGTGGCGTTCTATGTCGCGCTCGCCGCCGTGCCGGTGCTGATCTGCGCGCTGATGATGCTGGCGGTGGAATCGAGCCGCGAACCCGAGGACGGGCCCGCCTCAGTGCCCGTGTCGGCACAAGAGGCGGCGGCACCCGTTCCCACCCTTTCCGTCGCTGCCTCTTCCATCGCGGCGGTTTCTCCCGCGAGGGAACCCGTCACGGCGGGAGCCGCAGCGCACTGAAGCGGGAATGGTCGATCTCAGCTTTCTCGGCGGCCTGATGCTGGGCCTCGCGTCCAGCCTGCACTGTGCCGGAATGTGCGGGGGCATCGCCTCCGGCCTGCTGCTCGCCTTCGAGCCGGGGCACGGCGCGGGCGCCCGCGCCCGCGTGCTGCTGGTCGCGCAGGCCGGCCGCATCGCTGCCTATGTCGCGGCCGGCGGCTTTCTCGGCGTGGTCGGCTCGGCCTTCTATGGTGCGTTCGACCACAGCGCCGCCCATCTCGTGCTGCGCTGGGCGGCATCGGTGGCGCTGGGCTGGATCGGCCTGTCGCTGCTCGGTCTCGCCCCGCCGCTGACGGCGGTGGACCGGCTCGCCGCCCCCCTCGCCCTGTGGCTCCGAGGGGCGCCGGGGTCTGGTGCGGCGGGCGCGGCGCGTCCTTTCCTGTCAGGTCTCGCCTGGGGGCTGCTGCCCTGCGGCATGGTCTATGGCGCGCTGTTCTATGCCATGCTCGCCGGCAGCGGCGGGGGCGGGGCGCTGGTCATGGCCGGCTTCGGGCTGGGCACGCTGCCGGCCGTCACCGCCACCGCCTTCGGTGTCGCCAGCCTGCGCCATAGCGCGCGGGCGCCGCGCCTGCGGGTGCTGGCCGGCACCGGCCTTCTCATCCTTGCCACGGTGAGCGCGCTGATGCCGGAGGCGGCGTGGCAGGCTCTGTGCCTGAGCTGACGCGCCGGCGATAGGACGACTTGTCCACTGTCGGCGCCATGGCTGGGTGCTAGACTTTGCCCCGCGCGCCGGGCCTGTGCCGTCGCGTCTTCCTGCTCTTGCATGGGCCGCCATGGCACAGCCGAACCTTCGCCTTGACCGCTTGATCGCCGGCCTGCCCGCGCGGTCCTCGGTCACGCGCGGCGGCGGCATCGCGCTGCGGCTGCTGTGCGCGCTGGCCCTGATGCTGGCGCTTGCCCTGCACCGCCCGCCGGTGGCGAGCCCGGCTGGGCCGGGGATCGACCTCGCCCAGTACACGCTGCCGGACGGCACGGTGCCGGATCTCTGTCTCACCGGGGTGGGGGCGGACGGCACGCCGCTCACCGCCGTTCATCGCCCGGGTTGCGAGGCCTGCCGCCTCCAGGCCATCGCCGCCCTGCCGGGGCCGGCGGAGGATCAGTTCGTCCGCGCTTTCTACCGGCGGCTGGTGCAGGCGCTCGCGCCCGATGCCCGGCGCGGGACGCCGACGCCGCTCTATCGCCTCTCCTCGCGCGGGCCGCCGACGCCCGGCCTCACCGCCCTGTTCGCGGCAGGCGGGCGCCTGCCAGTGCTGTAATGCTGCCGGAACGGCCCGTCTGAGGGGCTTCCGGCGCCTTGCCGGATTGCCTCCATGTATATGAGCCCCCTTCCCGCCGACTCCCGTCCTCTCGGCCCGTTGCCGATCAATGCGTCGCCGCTCAGTCCCCTTCCAGCGGCAGAGCCGCCGGCGTTCGCCTTCGAGGCGCGGCTTCCATTGCCTGCCGGCCCGCTTGACCGCAGCCCCGCGCTCGCCCCCAGCCCCGTGCTTTGCTGGGCGACGGGCCTCACCGTCGGCCTGCCCGCCGCGGGGGACACGACCCCGCTCTATCGTGTGGCGAAGGGCTGCCTGGCGCTGATGCGCCAGCTTGATGCCGAGCGGCGGCAGATCCTCGACATTCTCGGTCCCGGCCGTTTGCTCGATGCGGCCATGCTCGCGCGGCTGGAGGGGACGGCGGTGACGCTGGCGCCGACCGAGCTTGCGCCGGTGGCGGCGCCTCCCGAGCTGTGCCGCCGGCTGAGGGCGGAGAACCAGGAACTGCTGCTGGTGCGCGCGCTCGGCCATGTCACGCGGCTCGGCCGGCAGAGCGCCGGCGAGCGCGTGGCGGCGGCGCTGCTGGACCTCGCGGCGCAGTTCGCGCCAGCCGGCGCGGCGCGCGGGCCGGCGGTCGGCTTTCCCCTGCATCTCGGCCGGGGCGACCTTGCCGACTGGCTCGGCCTGACGCTGGAGACGGTGAGCCGCTGCATGAGCCGCCTGCGCGAAGAGGGGCTGATCGCTTTCGGCCGGGAGGGGGGGCTGGTGCTGGAAGACCCCGCCGCGCTCGCGCGCGTCGCCGTCGGTGCCCGCAAGGTGGAGGCGCTCTATGCCGCTAAGGGGCGTCCGGCGGGGCACCCGGCCGACGCCCGCCGGCCGGGCCGCCGGACCGCGCGGCCTGCGCCTTCCGGAGAGGTCGCGACTTGCGCGCCGTGAGCGCGCGCTGTTCTATGCGCGGGTCGATGCACCCATCGATTCCTCATGGTGTCCGCGAGGCCAGCCCTCGCGGATGAAACGGGAACGGGGAAGGGCGTGGCGCCGCAAGGTGGCGCGCCCGAAGCCCCGACCGCCCCCGCGACTGTGAGCGGCGAGCGGCCTTCCATCGAGCCACTGGAACGGACCTTCGGGCCCGTCCGGGAAGGCGGAAGGCATGCCGTGACCCGCGAGTCAGGAGACCGGCCAGGAGGAGGAACCCCATGCGCGCCGTCGGGTGAGACGGCACAGGAGAACACCATGCATATCGAACCCGGCCTCGTGGCCGAAGGAAAGATCTGGCTCAGCTATGTGACGGCGGCCGGCGCGGGCGCCTTTACGCTGAAGCTCGCCGCCGAGGCGGTGGCCGAGCGCGGCCTCGTCTCGCTCGCTATCCGCAGCCTCGCCACCACGGCGCTCGTCTTCTGCTTTTTCGAGGTGCTGCCGCACCATCCGGTGGGCGTTTCCGAGGTGCATCTCATCCTCGGCTCGACGCTGTTCCTCATCTTCGGTGTGGCGCCGGCGGCGATCGGGCTGGCGGCGGGGCTGGCGATCCAGGGCGTTTTCTTCGCGCCGTTCGACCTGCCGCAATATGGCATGAACGTCACCACGCTGCTGGTCCCACTGTTCGCACTGGCCTCACTGTCCACCCGACTGGTCGCGCCGAACACGCCCTATGTGGAGCTCAAGTACCGGCAGGCGCTGGCGCTTTCCACCACCTACCAGGCGGGAATCGTGGCCTGGGTGGCGTTCTGGGCCTTCTACGGCCACGGTTTCACGGTGGAAAACGCGTCGTCGATCGCGTCCTTCGGTGCGGCCTATATGCTTGTTATCATTGTGGAACCTCTCGTCGATCTCGCGGTGCTCGCCGCCGCCAAGGCGCTGAGCGGCCTGCGCGGGACGCCGCTGTTCGAGCGGCGGCTCTACGACCCGGCGTGACACTCCGTGCCGGGTGGCGCTAAGCCGCCCGGCATTGGTCCTTTCCGTCGATAGATCGAAAAAAAACGGCGTGTGAGGAAGCACTTACCATGGAAGCGTCGCAAGCCGGTCCCACCGAAGGCCCGCTCAGCGGTATCCGGGTGATCGAACTCGGCAATCTGATCGCCGCTCCCTTCGCCGCCCGGCTGATGGCGGAGTTCGGCGCCGAGGTGATCAAGGTCGAGGCGCCGGGCGAGGGCGATCCGCTGCGCAAATGGCGCAAGCTGCATGAGGGCACCTCGTTGTGGTGGTACCTGCAGTCGCGCAACAAGAAATCCGTCGCCATAAATATGCGCCTGCCCGAGGGGCAGGAGGTGGTGCGCCGCCTGGTGCGCGAGGCGGATGTGTTGATCGAGAATTTCCGCCCCGGCACGCTGGAGCGATGGGGGCTCGGCTGGGACGCGCTGAAAGCCATCAACCCGAACCTCGTCATGGTCCGCATCTCCGGCTTCGGCCAGGATGGGCCCTATCGCGAGCGGCCCGGCTTCGGGGCGGTGGGCGAGGCGATGGGCGGCATGCGCTTCACGACAGGCGAGCCCGACCGCCCGCCGGCGCGCACCGGCATCAGCATCGGTGACTCGCTGGCCGCGCTGCACGCGGTGATGGGGGCGCTGATGGCACTGCTCCATATCAAGTCCGGGCGCGGCACGGGGCAGGTCGTGGATGTGTCGCTGTTCGAGAGCGTCTTCAACATGATGGAGAGCCTGGTCCCGGAATTCGATGCCTTCGATTTTGTGCGCACCCGCTCGGGGGGCGCGCTGCCGGGCATCGCGCCGTCGAATTCCTACCCGACCAAGGAAGGTACCTATGTGATCGTGGCCGGTAATGGCGACGGCATCTTTCGTCGGCTGATGGGCGCGATCGGCCGCGACGATCTCGCCGGCGACCCGCGCCTCGCCTCCAATGACGGGCGCGTGCGCCATGTCGAGGAGATTGACGGGGCGATCACGGACTGGACCGGCCGGCACTCGCTCGACGAGGTGACCGCCGCGCTCGATGCCGCCGAAGTGCCCAATGGGCGCATCTATTCGGTCGCCGACATTGTGAGCGACCCGCAGTATCTCGCCCGCGACATGATCCTGCCTTCCACACTGCCCGACGGGCTGAAGGTGAAGATGCCAGGCATCGTGCCCAAGCTTTCCGCCACACCCGGCGCTGTGAACTGGCTGGGCCCGCAACTCGGCGAACACACCGCGCCGGTTCTGGCGGCGCTGGGTTATGGGGCCGAGGAGGTCGCCGCGCTGGTCGCGAGCGGCGCCGTGGCCGCGGCCGGGGAGCCCGTTGAGGCCGACGGAGATGCGCCGTGAACGCCCCGGCTTGCAGCGCCGGCTCTCCGCCGCGCGTCTTCCTCCAGGAAGTGGTGACCCGCGACGGGTTGCAGATCGAACCCCGCTTCCTGCCCACCGAGGATAAGGTGGCTCTGATCGACGCGCTGTCCCAGACCGGCGTCGCCAAGATCGAGGTGACATCCTTCGTCTCGCCCAAGGCCGTACCGAACCTTGCCGATGCGGCCGAGGTCGCGCGCGCGATCACCCGCAGGCCCGATGTGACCTATGTCGCACTCGTGCCCAATCTGCGCGGTGCGGAGGCAGCGCTGGAGGCGGAGATGGACGAGCTGAACCTCGTGCTTTCCGTGAGCGAAACGCACAACCTCGCCAATATGCGCATGACGCCGGCGCAGTCGCTGGAGGGCTTCCACGCCATCGTCGCCGCAGCGGCGGGCACAAAAGCGACGCTCAACGGTTCTATCGCCACCGCCTTCGGCTGCCCGTTCGAGGGCCGGCAGCCCGCTGAAAAGGTGCTCGATCTCTCGGAGGCTCTGCTCGCGGCGGGCCTGCATTCGGTGACGCTGGCCGATACCACGGGCATGGCCAATCCCCGACAGGTCGGCGGGCTGGTCTCCGCCTTCCGGGCGCGCTTCCCCGGCGTGCCGCTCACGCTGCACTTTCACAATACGCGCGGCATGGGCCTCGCCAATGTGCTGAGCGCGTTGGAGGCGGGCGCGGACCGTTTCGATGCGTCGCTCGGCGGCATTGGCGGCTGCCCCTTCGCGCCCGGGGCGACCGGCAACATCTCGACCGAAGACCTCGCCCATATGCTGGGCGAGATGGGCGTCGCGACGGATGTCGACCTCGCGGCCCTGCTGGCGCTGGCACGAAGCCTGCCGGCGCTGCTGGGCCACGACATTCCCGGCCAAGTCGCCAAGGCCGGCCGCAGTAGTGACCTTCATCCCGTGCCGGCGCATCTTGGCGCGGCGCAGTAGGAGAGCCCGCCATGGTGGGCACGACCCACATTGATGGTCCACGCGGAAGAGCTGCGCCCGGTTTCAGATGATTCCGGCGGCGCGCAGCGCCTGCCGCTCGGCCGCCGACAGTCCGAGCCGCGTTGCGAGCACCTCATCCGTATGTTGACCGAGCAAGGGCGGGGCGGTGGCGTTGTCCATCGGCGAATCCGCCAGCCGCAGCGGGCTGCGCACCCCTGATGCGGTGCCCCCGAGCGGATGGGGCAGGTTCATCGCCAGACCCCGCGCCAGCGCCTGCGGTTCGGCGAAGGCCTGCGCGATGGTGTTGATCGGTCCGGCGGGAATGCCGGCGGTGTCCAGCATGGCGAGCCATTCGGCGGTGGTCTGCCGCTTCAGCGCCGCCGCGATCAATGGCACGAGCGTGTCGCGATGCGCCACACGCTCGCGATTGGTGGCGTAGCGCGCGTCCTGCGCCAGTGCCGCGAGGTCGGCGAGGCGGCAGAAGCGGGCGAATTGCGCGTCATTGCCGACGGCGAGGATGAGGTGGCCGTCAGCCGTCTCGAAAGCCTGATAGGGCACGATGTTCGGATGGGCATTGCCCAGCCGGCGCGGCGCGGTGCCGCCGACAAGGAAGTTCAGCGCCTGGTTGGCGAGGCTCGCCACCGCGACATCGAACAACGCGATGTCGATCCTCTGCCCGCGCCCGCTCCGGTGGCGCTGCTCCAGCGCCGCGAGTACGGCGATGGTGGCGTTCAGGCCAGTGAGGATGTCGACCAGGGCGACGCCGACCTTTTGCGGCTCGGTCTCCGGGCTGCCGGTCACCGACATCAGGCCCGACATGCCCTGGATCATGAAGTCGTAGCCCGCGCGGCCCGCTTCCGGCCCGTCCTGCCCGAAGCCGGTGATGGAGCAATAGATGAGGCGCGGATTCAGCGCGGCGAGGCTGTCATAATCGAGGCCGTAGCGCTTCAGGCCGCCGACCTTGAAATTCTCGACCACCACGTCGCTCTCGCGCGCCAGAGCGTGGATCAGCGCCTGACCTTCGGGTCGGGCCATGTCGATGGTCACTGAGCGCTTGTTGCGGTTGGCGGCG comes from Ancylobacter polymorphus and encodes:
- a CDS encoding sulfite exporter TauE/SafE family protein is translated as MVDLSFLGGLMLGLASSLHCAGMCGGIASGLLLAFEPGHGAGARARVLLVAQAGRIAAYVAAGGFLGVVGSAFYGAFDHSAAHLVLRWAASVALGWIGLSLLGLAPPLTAVDRLAAPLALWLRGAPGSGAAGAARPFLSGLAWGLLPCGMVYGALFYAMLAGSGGGGALVMAGFGLGTLPAVTATAFGVASLRHSARAPRLRVLAGTGLLILATVSALMPEAAWQALCLS
- the ccoS gene encoding cbb3-type cytochrome oxidase assembly protein CcoS, which translates into the protein MDVLLFLVPIALALGTLGLAAFFWTLRAGQYDDLDGAAARVLLDDDSPEAAP
- a CDS encoding hydroxymethylglutaryl-CoA lyase; its protein translation is MNAPACSAGSPPRVFLQEVVTRDGLQIEPRFLPTEDKVALIDALSQTGVAKIEVTSFVSPKAVPNLADAAEVARAITRRPDVTYVALVPNLRGAEAALEAEMDELNLVLSVSETHNLANMRMTPAQSLEGFHAIVAAAAGTKATLNGSIATAFGCPFEGRQPAEKVLDLSEALLAAGLHSVTLADTTGMANPRQVGGLVSAFRARFPGVPLTLHFHNTRGMGLANVLSALEAGADRFDASLGGIGGCPFAPGATGNISTEDLAHMLGEMGVATDVDLAALLALARSLPALLGHDIPGQVAKAGRSSDLHPVPAHLGAAQ
- a CDS encoding Crp/Fnr family transcriptional regulator, which gives rise to MYMSPLPADSRPLGPLPINASPLSPLPAAEPPAFAFEARLPLPAGPLDRSPALAPSPVLCWATGLTVGLPAAGDTTPLYRVAKGCLALMRQLDAERRQILDILGPGRLLDAAMLARLEGTAVTLAPTELAPVAAPPELCRRLRAENQELLLVRALGHVTRLGRQSAGERVAAALLDLAAQFAPAGAARGPAVGFPLHLGRGDLADWLGLTLETVSRCMSRLREEGLIAFGREGGLVLEDPAALARVAVGARKVEALYAAKGRPAGHPADARRPGRRTARPAPSGEVATCAP
- a CDS encoding CaiB/BaiF CoA transferase family protein codes for the protein MTDAAAPSPSAQALSGIRVLDLSRVLAGPWATQALGDLGAEVIKIEKPGEGDDTRGWGPPWLADGEGKPTRESAYFLAANRNKRSVTIDMARPEGQALIHALARESDVVVENFKVGGLKRYGLDYDSLAALNPRLIYCSITGFGQDGPEAGRAGYDFMIQGMSGLMSVTGSPETEPQKVGVALVDILTGLNATIAVLAALEQRHRSGRGQRIDIALFDVAVASLANQALNFLVGGTAPRRLGNAHPNIVPYQAFETADGHLILAVGNDAQFARFCRLADLAALAQDARYATNRERVAHRDTLVPLIAAALKRQTTAEWLAMLDTAGIPAGPINTIAQAFAEPQALARGLAMNLPHPLGGTASGVRSPLRLADSPMDNATAPPLLGQHTDEVLATRLGLSAAERQALRAAGII
- a CDS encoding CaiB/BaiF CoA transferase family protein; its protein translation is MEASQAGPTEGPLSGIRVIELGNLIAAPFAARLMAEFGAEVIKVEAPGEGDPLRKWRKLHEGTSLWWYLQSRNKKSVAINMRLPEGQEVVRRLVREADVLIENFRPGTLERWGLGWDALKAINPNLVMVRISGFGQDGPYRERPGFGAVGEAMGGMRFTTGEPDRPPARTGISIGDSLAALHAVMGALMALLHIKSGRGTGQVVDVSLFESVFNMMESLVPEFDAFDFVRTRSGGALPGIAPSNSYPTKEGTYVIVAGNGDGIFRRLMGAIGRDDLAGDPRLASNDGRVRHVEEIDGAITDWTGRHSLDEVTAALDAAEVPNGRIYSVADIVSDPQYLARDMILPSTLPDGLKVKMPGIVPKLSATPGAVNWLGPQLGEHTAPVLAALGYGAEEVAALVASGAVAAAGEPVEADGDAP
- a CDS encoding energy-coupling factor ABC transporter permease, with the translated sequence MHIEPGLVAEGKIWLSYVTAAGAGAFTLKLAAEAVAERGLVSLAIRSLATTALVFCFFEVLPHHPVGVSEVHLILGSTLFLIFGVAPAAIGLAAGLAIQGVFFAPFDLPQYGMNVTTLLVPLFALASLSTRLVAPNTPYVELKYRQALALSTTYQAGIVAWVAFWAFYGHGFTVENASSIASFGAAYMLVIIVEPLVDLAVLAAAKALSGLRGTPLFERRLYDPA
- a CDS encoding heavy metal translocating P-type ATPase; the protein is MSLAYAPGATFEAASGPRSVLGFVESEGESRRLHLLVDGAHCAACIGTIESRLRADPCVTGARLNLALRRLSVEWQGEARHADVLAEAVEALGYKVAPFDPAHLARLDADTGREWLRALAIAAFASPNVMMLSLAVWAGQAQDMAPGTQALFQWLAALVTVPAVAVAGRPFFRSALRALRAGRSNIDVPIALSLLLTVLISLIELARQGRDVYFDSATALLFVLLLGRTLDFHVRARSRSAVERLLMLKAQGAAVCREDGTVEVLPASAIRPGMVVLVRAGERVPVDGTVLEGETELDVGIVTGESQPQAVAPGALVLAGSVALTAPLRIRASAGVADSHLADIVRLVERAERTRGSAVALADRVARIWTPVIHGVALATLAGWWLLADAGFAAALLHAVSVLIIACPCAIGLAVPAVQVVATGALLKRGILLRAGDALERLARIDQVVFDKTGTLTSGAPTVTSWPDDAEAIRLAAGLAAVSRHPVARALHAGHPQARPLADVEEIPGEGLRAPCAGGEVRLGRAAFCGLASDETMPGDAAASEVWLTRPGHPPARFLIEDAPRPEAARVVAAFAAAGMPATLLSGDRPAAVARLAGAVGIGDWQADQRPGDKLARLEALRAQGRRVLMAGDGLNDAPALAGAFVSASFAHGAPASQSAADLVLPSDDLAALPVAWRAARRARRLIVQNLILAALYNMALIPVAVLGLVTPLGAAIAMAASSLTVTLNALRAGVPAGERG